One Roseimaritima multifibrata DNA window includes the following coding sequences:
- a CDS encoding DUF5060 domain-containing protein: MKNIRIAISLLFCLVASVAHAVEVMEVHEVGFNASKKYDNPYLDVDLWVTLSGPRGETYHLPAFWDGGDRFRVRLVATSPGKWSWSTGAATNDPGLDNKSGSFSAIAATEAQKKQNPNRRGFIRPRGTTLEYADGTPFFFTADTVWVAFTKIFPWQREGIAGISFQDYFAERKRQGFNGVNVIASYPTDTTESAEAVWAREVRGQKISETGLTPFKIVSDQADYTQINPEYWQETDKKMKYFSDNGFVPFLESVRRHEIWPRKSTAQKNAFTNYTRYLIARYGCYNMIYSWLHWDTVNQVYPDWLPLVENAHAYLKTKNGTGQLPYGQPRTAMAYGSSLQTWAKDDPELLDLHNVSNKYRDERMYLWLREIFRSSPQRPAINVEPYYPAVPVGSVEGLDSTEMAQFQMYGSVLNGGFGGHAWGDAYFGGIAFWIDKKTPIPVDERQQKHALTKWKSAGMGHLKDFVLDEGHDYRLLKPASDTHLGDSHGDMHALAISKDNKSFALGFCMKGFPVTSVKELPPNREYQFEWWNVEDGGWQASTICKTDDSGTLTWPNTPDATRNWGYRIRLKDLPEGN, from the coding sequence ATGAAAAATATTCGAATTGCCATTTCTCTGCTCTTCTGCCTAGTAGCTTCGGTGGCTCATGCGGTGGAGGTGATGGAGGTTCATGAAGTTGGCTTTAACGCGTCAAAAAAATACGATAACCCGTACCTAGATGTCGATTTGTGGGTCACGTTGTCCGGGCCTCGCGGAGAAACCTACCACCTGCCTGCCTTTTGGGATGGTGGCGATCGATTTCGCGTTCGTTTGGTTGCGACTTCACCTGGGAAGTGGTCCTGGTCAACGGGAGCCGCGACTAACGATCCGGGCTTAGATAACAAAAGTGGATCCTTTAGTGCGATCGCGGCGACTGAAGCTCAGAAAAAGCAGAATCCGAATCGGCGTGGTTTCATTCGTCCTCGGGGGACGACCTTGGAGTATGCCGACGGTACCCCATTTTTCTTTACCGCCGACACCGTTTGGGTCGCCTTCACGAAGATCTTCCCTTGGCAGAGGGAAGGGATCGCGGGGATTTCTTTTCAGGACTACTTTGCGGAACGAAAACGTCAGGGGTTCAACGGCGTCAACGTGATTGCCAGTTATCCCACTGATACGACGGAATCCGCAGAGGCCGTGTGGGCACGCGAGGTTCGTGGACAAAAGATTTCCGAAACCGGGCTGACTCCATTCAAAATCGTTTCCGACCAAGCGGATTACACTCAGATCAATCCTGAGTATTGGCAGGAGACGGACAAGAAGATGAAATACTTCTCCGACAACGGTTTCGTTCCGTTCTTAGAATCGGTCAGACGTCATGAAATTTGGCCGCGAAAAAGCACGGCCCAGAAAAACGCGTTTACCAACTACACGAGATACTTGATCGCGCGCTACGGCTGTTACAACATGATCTACAGTTGGCTGCACTGGGATACGGTCAATCAGGTCTACCCTGACTGGTTGCCTCTGGTGGAAAATGCACACGCCTACCTTAAAACCAAGAACGGCACGGGCCAGTTACCCTACGGACAACCCCGCACGGCAATGGCGTACGGAAGCAGTTTGCAAACTTGGGCGAAGGATGATCCCGAACTTTTGGATCTTCATAATGTCAGCAACAAGTATCGCGATGAGCGAATGTATCTGTGGTTGCGAGAGATCTTTCGCAGTTCGCCACAACGGCCCGCGATCAATGTCGAACCCTATTACCCCGCGGTCCCCGTAGGTTCCGTCGAGGGGCTGGATTCGACTGAAATGGCTCAGTTTCAGATGTACGGATCCGTTTTAAATGGCGGTTTCGGTGGGCATGCTTGGGGAGACGCCTATTTCGGTGGAATTGCCTTTTGGATCGACAAAAAGACTCCAATTCCGGTAGACGAGCGTCAGCAGAAACACGCGCTGACGAAATGGAAGTCCGCTGGTATGGGACATTTGAAAGATTTTGTACTTGATGAAGGACACGACTACCGACTTTTAAAACCCGCATCCGATACCCATCTGGGGGATAGCCATGGGGACATGCACGCTTTGGCAATCTCCAAGGACAACAAGAGTTTTGCACTAGGGTTTTGTATGAAGGGATTTCCTGTCACTTCGGTCAAGGAGCTCCCGCCGAATCGTGAATATCAATTTGAGTGGTGGAATGTCGAAGATGGTGGATGGCAAGCGTCGACCATTTGCAAAACCGACGACAGTGGAACGCTGACCTGGCCCAACACTCCAGACGCCACGCGTAATTGGGGGTATCGAATCCGCCTGAAAGATTTGCCAGAGGGCAACTAG